A portion of the Wolbachia endosymbiont of Oedothorax gibbosus genome contains these proteins:
- a CDS encoding outer membrane protein assembly factor BamE, translating into MRVLISFVLLFLISCTHTIHNHGAPGISVELWSKIKVGDDKEKVVHTLGSPTLVSKFDDNVWYYVSYKIKQANFLGKRKYSSKSLQISFDQDGKVEDTKETDILERSLAVFSD; encoded by the coding sequence ATGCGAGTATTAATATCCTTTGTTTTATTATTTTTAATAAGCTGCACTCACACTATTCATAATCACGGAGCTCCTGGCATTAGTGTTGAATTGTGGAGCAAGATAAAAGTAGGTGACGATAAAGAAAAAGTGGTTCACACTTTAGGATCACCAACATTAGTATCAAAGTTTGATGACAATGTTTGGTACTATGTCTCATATAAAATTAAACAAGCTAACTTCTTAGGAAAAAGGAAGTATAGCAGTAAGTCTCTGCAAATTTCATTTGATCAGGACGGTAAAGTTGAAGATACAAAAGAAACTGACATCTTAGAGAGATCTTTGGCTGTTTTTTCTGATTGA
- the cgtA gene encoding Obg family GTPase CgtA gives MGFIDEVKLCLKAGDGGDGCASFRREKFVEFGGPNGGNGGKGGNIVFISDANLNTLLHFRYRRHIKADSGKNGAGRDRSGTAGKDVILKVPVGAQIIDEESEEIIVDLDKPGMEFQVAQGGKGGLGNTNFKSSTNKAPRHFTYGQPGEEKHVLLKLKVLSDVGIIGMPNAGKSKFLTRCSNADTKVGDYPFTTVRPHLGVAKVDDSEVVIADIPGIITDAHLGVGLGHKFLKHIERCKILLHLIDVTHDDVIAAYNCTHNELELYDSDLVKKEEILVLNKCDLLREAEILEKKNHLANYLNKEVLCLSINDDLQPILRLLSKKLKKSNPKEIDVYDPFKM, from the coding sequence ATGGGTTTTATAGACGAAGTAAAATTGTGTTTAAAAGCCGGTGACGGTGGTGATGGCTGTGCAAGTTTTCGTCGAGAAAAGTTCGTTGAATTTGGTGGTCCAAATGGTGGTAATGGAGGAAAGGGTGGAAACATAGTTTTCATCAGCGACGCTAATCTCAACACTTTGCTTCATTTTCGTTATAGAAGACACATTAAAGCAGATAGTGGGAAAAATGGTGCAGGCAGGGATAGATCTGGCACAGCAGGGAAAGACGTTATACTTAAAGTTCCAGTTGGTGCACAAATAATTGATGAAGAAAGTGAAGAGATAATAGTAGACCTTGACAAGCCTGGTATGGAATTTCAAGTAGCACAGGGTGGAAAAGGTGGACTTGGAAATACTAATTTTAAATCTTCTACTAATAAGGCACCAAGACATTTTACTTACGGTCAGCCTGGCGAAGAAAAACATGTATTATTAAAACTAAAAGTTTTATCAGATGTTGGAATTATTGGCATGCCAAACGCAGGTAAATCAAAATTTTTGACTCGCTGCTCGAATGCAGATACAAAAGTAGGCGATTATCCATTTACCACCGTAAGACCTCATTTAGGCGTGGCAAAAGTGGATGATAGCGAAGTTGTAATAGCAGATATTCCTGGAATAATCACCGATGCTCACCTTGGAGTTGGACTCGGACATAAATTTTTAAAGCACATAGAAAGGTGTAAAATTTTACTTCATTTAATTGATGTAACTCACGATGATGTGATAGCAGCTTATAATTGTACACATAATGAGCTGGAGCTTTACGATAGCGATCTTGTTAAAAAAGAAGAAATTTTAGTACTAAACAAATGCGACTTATTGAGGGAAGCAGAAATTCTGGAAAAGAAGAATCACTTAGCTAATTATCTTAATAAAGAAGTGCTGTGCTTATCAATTAATGATGATTTACAGCCCATTTTGAGATTATTAAGTAAAAAATTGAAAAAGAGTAATCCTAAGGAAATCGATGTATATGATCCTTTTAAGATGTGA
- a CDS encoding nucleoside deaminase: MELAIEQAKLAQKNDEVPIGAVIVSGDNIISSAHNISNDPTAHAEMLAIRQAFSTSTLCDAEMYVTLEPCPMCAQAISFARIKRLYFGAYNPKGGGIENGAKIFQFCSHIPEVYGGILETECSFLLKDFFEKLRT, from the coding sequence ATGGAGCTTGCCATAGAGCAAGCCAAACTCGCTCAAAAAAATGATGAGGTGCCCATAGGTGCTGTAATAGTGAGTGGAGACAATATCATTTCTTCTGCACACAATATATCCAATGATCCAACTGCACATGCAGAGATGTTAGCAATCAGACAAGCATTTTCAACTTCCACGCTTTGTGATGCTGAGATGTACGTAACATTAGAACCATGTCCGATGTGTGCTCAAGCTATTTCCTTTGCCAGAATTAAACGATTGTACTTTGGAGCTTATAATCCAAAAGGTGGAGGAATTGAAAATGGTGCTAAGATATTTCAATTTTGCAGCCATATACCTGAAGTTTATGGTGGGATATTAGAAACAGAATGCTCTTTTTTGTTAAAGGATTTTTTTGAGAAACTAAGAACCTAA
- the eno gene encoding phosphopyruvate hydratase: MNKIINNVFAREILDSRGYPTVEVEIELCDGAIGRASVPSGASTGKLEALELRDQDEKRYCGKGVLKAVQAVNGIIADEIIGMNAADQNAIDKALIELDGTKNKSKLGANATLGVSLAVAKAAANSFKVPLYRYLGEEQTSVMPVPLINIINGGVHADNKLDFQEFMILPVGAETFSGAIRMSAEVFHNLRSILKKKGYSTNVGDEGGFAPNIESTEEALDLIIYAIESAGYSTKCDFALGLDVASSTFYEDGIYKFESKGLTSEELTEYYCDLVARYPIISIEDAMSEDDYEGWKLLTAKLGSKIQLVGDDLFVTNCELIGKGIEEKMANAVLIKPNQIGTLTETFNAIEMAKSNNYKAVISHRSGETEDTTISHIAVASNCGQIKTGSLSRSDRLAKYNELIRIESTLGKDAKYYRGLAWVL, encoded by the coding sequence ATGAATAAGATAATCAACAATGTATTTGCAAGAGAAATTTTAGACAGCAGGGGTTACCCCACTGTTGAGGTGGAAATTGAACTCTGTGATGGAGCAATAGGTAGGGCTTCTGTACCTTCTGGAGCTTCAACTGGTAAATTAGAAGCCTTGGAACTCAGAGACCAAGATGAGAAAAGGTATTGTGGTAAAGGAGTGCTGAAAGCTGTTCAAGCTGTAAATGGGATAATAGCAGATGAAATCATTGGAATGAATGCAGCAGACCAAAATGCAATTGATAAAGCATTAATTGAACTGGATGGAACAAAAAATAAATCTAAACTTGGAGCAAATGCAACTTTGGGTGTGTCTCTTGCAGTTGCAAAAGCAGCAGCAAACAGTTTTAAAGTGCCGCTCTACAGATATTTGGGGGAAGAGCAGACGAGTGTTATGCCGGTTCCGCTCATTAACATAATTAATGGTGGAGTACATGCAGACAATAAGCTCGATTTCCAAGAATTCATGATTCTTCCAGTCGGTGCTGAGACTTTCAGTGGAGCAATCAGAATGTCTGCGGAGGTGTTTCATAACTTACGTAGCATTCTTAAGAAAAAAGGTTATAGCACAAATGTAGGAGATGAAGGTGGTTTTGCACCAAATATTGAAAGTACTGAAGAAGCACTTGACTTGATCATATACGCTATAGAATCAGCAGGTTATTCAACAAAATGTGATTTTGCACTAGGTCTTGATGTTGCTTCATCTACTTTTTATGAAGATGGAATTTACAAATTTGAAAGTAAGGGGCTTACTTCAGAAGAGTTAACCGAATATTATTGTGACCTTGTGGCAAGATATCCAATAATTTCTATAGAAGATGCAATGAGTGAAGACGATTACGAAGGTTGGAAATTACTTACTGCAAAATTGGGGAGTAAAATTCAATTGGTTGGGGATGATTTATTTGTTACAAATTGTGAACTGATAGGCAAAGGAATAGAGGAAAAAATGGCAAATGCTGTACTGATCAAGCCAAATCAAATAGGGACGTTAACAGAAACGTTTAATGCAATTGAAATGGCAAAATCAAACAACTACAAAGCTGTGATTTCTCACCGCTCAGGTGAAACAGAAGACACAACAATATCTCATATAGCAGTTGCATCAAATTGCGGACAAATAAAAACCGGATCGCTATCGCGTTCTGATAGACTCGCGAAGTATAACGAGCTAATCAGAATAGAAAGCACGTTAGGAAAGGATGCTAAATATTATCGTGGGTTAGCATGGGTTTTATAG
- a CDS encoding CTP synthase, translated as MKEAKFIFVTGGVVSSLGKGLVASSVGALLQAYGFKIRIRKLDPYLNIDPGTMNPTQHGEVFVTEDGAETDLDLGHYERFTGIKATKDDNITTGKIYHELLKKERRGDYLGKTVQVIPHVTDLIKSFIFNGTEGLDFVICEIGGTVGDIESQPFLEAIRQVNYTLGKQKVILIHLTLIPYLTAAQELKTKPTQHSVRELNSAGLQPDIILCRSEKEIFDNQREKIAKLCNVSLSNVIPAPDVSHIYELPVLYSQCGLDTQILEHFHLSEPKPSLIEWDQIVHSIRHPTQEVTVSMVGKYTEFPDAYKSLVEALNHGAISNKVKVRINWVNSREKEEKPINEKLIGEKLQNSHAILVPGGFGDDGVEGKILAINYARTNNIPFFGICLGMQLAIIEFARNVVKLEDAHSEEFRNCKHPIIKLAGDQDDDLGGTMRLGAYKCNINASSKMMDAYSNTTISERHRHRYIINLDYKDDLEKNGLLCSGISEDGTCVEAVELESHPWFIGVQFHPEFQSKPFSPHPLFVSFIKAAVDKI; from the coding sequence ATGAAGGAAGCTAAATTTATCTTTGTCACAGGTGGAGTTGTATCGTCGCTTGGTAAAGGCTTAGTTGCTTCAAGCGTTGGTGCGCTTCTTCAAGCTTATGGTTTTAAGATCCGTATCAGAAAACTTGACCCGTATCTTAACATTGATCCTGGGACAATGAACCCAACTCAGCACGGAGAGGTATTTGTTACCGAAGATGGTGCTGAAACTGATTTGGATCTTGGGCATTATGAGCGTTTTACTGGAATTAAAGCAACAAAAGATGACAATATAACAACTGGTAAGATATATCATGAGTTATTGAAGAAAGAGAGGCGTGGTGATTATCTGGGCAAAACTGTGCAAGTCATTCCTCATGTGACAGATTTGATCAAATCGTTCATTTTTAATGGTACGGAAGGTTTAGATTTTGTAATATGTGAAATAGGCGGAACTGTAGGTGACATTGAAAGCCAACCATTTTTGGAGGCTATACGCCAAGTTAACTACACATTAGGAAAACAAAAAGTTATCCTTATTCACTTAACTTTAATACCATATCTTACCGCAGCGCAAGAATTAAAGACAAAACCAACGCAGCATTCAGTTCGAGAGTTAAATTCCGCGGGGTTACAACCAGATATTATATTATGCCGCAGTGAGAAAGAAATTTTCGATAATCAAAGAGAGAAAATAGCTAAGCTTTGTAATGTTTCTTTGTCCAATGTGATACCTGCTCCTGATGTGAGTCATATATATGAGTTACCGGTGTTGTATAGCCAATGTGGGCTTGATACGCAAATTTTGGAGCACTTTCATTTAAGTGAGCCAAAACCAAGCTTGATTGAATGGGATCAAATAGTGCATTCCATAAGGCACCCAACACAGGAAGTTACTGTGTCTATGGTGGGAAAATACACCGAATTCCCTGATGCGTATAAATCACTGGTTGAAGCATTAAATCATGGTGCGATTAGTAATAAAGTCAAAGTAAGGATAAATTGGGTTAACTCAAGAGAGAAGGAAGAAAAACCTATAAATGAAAAGCTTATAGGGGAGAAGTTACAGAATTCTCATGCAATTCTTGTCCCAGGGGGATTTGGTGATGACGGAGTAGAGGGTAAAATATTAGCAATAAATTATGCCCGTACAAATAATATCCCATTTTTCGGAATTTGCCTTGGTATGCAGCTTGCAATTATTGAGTTTGCTCGTAATGTTGTTAAGCTTGAAGATGCACACTCTGAAGAATTTCGTAACTGTAAACATCCAATTATTAAGTTAGCTGGCGATCAAGATGACGATCTTGGTGGAACCATGAGACTTGGAGCATACAAATGTAATATAAATGCAAGCTCTAAAATGATGGATGCATATAGTAACACTACTATTTCAGAAAGACACAGGCATAGATACATAATCAATTTAGATTATAAAGATGATTTGGAAAAAAATGGGCTGCTATGCAGTGGCATATCAGAAGATGGAACATGTGTAGAGGCAGTGGAGTTAGAGAGTCATCCGTGGTTTATTGGTGTGCAGTTTCATCCAGAGTTTCAATCAAAGCCGTTTTCTCCTCATCCTCTTTTTGTATCATTTATTAAGGCAGCAGTTGATAAAATTTAA
- a CDS encoding septal ring lytic transglycosylase RlpA family protein, whose translation MIKNLTFLCLTFVLISSCSFSNRFNCTAGHYKIGSSYTINGITYYPKNCKHYEEIGIASWYGIEDHGTLTANGEVFNRHLISAAHKTLPLPCFVLVTNLENGRKLVTRVNDRGPFIEGRIIDLSEKAAQVLGFHKSGLAKVKVQYLRKVSEQLIQNTPHYRKQYEKEIQKRHPKQDSAESKGYVAFFKSAQAAKSAASKLRNQGIKNVRLLFKNDQYCVKVSYR comes from the coding sequence ATGATAAAAAACCTAACCTTTCTATGTCTAACATTTGTTTTGATAAGCAGTTGCAGTTTTAGCAACAGATTTAACTGCACTGCAGGTCATTATAAAATTGGCAGCAGCTACACAATAAATGGTATAACTTATTATCCAAAAAACTGTAAACACTACGAAGAGATAGGGATAGCGTCGTGGTATGGAATAGAAGATCATGGCACGCTTACAGCAAATGGTGAAGTGTTTAACCGTCACTTGATCTCTGCAGCGCATAAGACTTTGCCCTTACCCTGCTTTGTTCTTGTCACTAATTTAGAAAATGGAAGAAAGCTTGTTACAAGGGTTAACGATAGAGGACCATTTATTGAAGGCAGAATAATAGACTTATCAGAAAAAGCAGCTCAAGTCTTAGGATTTCATAAATCTGGGCTTGCAAAAGTAAAAGTCCAATACCTAAGAAAGGTGTCAGAACAATTGATACAAAATACTCCTCATTACCGAAAGCAGTATGAAAAAGAAATACAGAAACGTCACCCAAAACAAGACAGTGCAGAAAGTAAGGGATATGTTGCATTTTTTAAAAGTGCTCAGGCTGCTAAATCAGCTGCATCAAAGCTTCGCAATCAAGGAATAAAAAATGTTAGATTGCTTTTTAAGAACGATCAATATTGCGTGAAAGTGAGTTATAGGTAG
- the secG gene encoding preprotein translocase subunit SecG, with protein sequence MSVAVLSIFQIILVVVLVILVLLQPPGSSSLSGFSNVQQGVNSMIPVKSSENPLSRITAIVAGLFIINTLLLSGLCSKDVHKKSIAEKIILEKKQESESTSVPFEN encoded by the coding sequence ATGTCAGTAGCGGTATTAAGTATATTTCAAATAATATTGGTTGTTGTGTTAGTAATTTTAGTGCTCTTGCAGCCACCTGGAAGTAGTTCGTTAAGTGGTTTTAGTAATGTACAACAAGGAGTCAATTCGATGATTCCAGTGAAATCTTCTGAAAACCCGCTCAGCAGAATAACGGCTATTGTTGCTGGATTGTTTATTATAAACACATTGCTATTGTCAGGATTATGTTCAAAAGACGTACATAAAAAATCGATTGCAGAGAAGATTATATTAGAAAAGAAGCAAGAAAGTGAATCTACTTCTGTTCCATTTGAAAATTAA
- the murC gene encoding UDP-N-acetylmuramate--L-alanine ligase, with protein sequence MRILNYTIINLVMSKHLLLNINKTQKGIIHIIGIGGIGMSAIAEILHNSNYKVQGSDAQSNNNVDRLRELGIKVHIGHNADNISQAQIVVHSSAIKSDNVELIAAKNNNKIVLHRSDILTEIMKDRCVIAVSGSSGKTTTTAMIASIFDHSGIDATVIVGGILNSYQSNSRLGRSNIFLIEADESDGTMLKIPAKIAVITSINNDHIDYYSTFDNIKNAFSQFVNNAGSAVLPDSVDIDYDASNSITFGFENGSIRASNIKQHANSMEFDVLIDNNHRIKNVVLSNAIGMHKVSNALAAISVAIKLGISDAEIKKGLLEFQGVARRFSLIADIKGVKLIEDYAHHPNEIYATLTAARSITKGKVIGIIEPLRFARIRNFFDEFIRIFMMFDYVILTPVHPPEDKPIPGCGIDDIQKALISNGFNNTKIMNDALLISHFISDSTSPGDIVLFIGAGSNIAKLAKKTAALIAEGKV encoded by the coding sequence ATGAGGATTTTAAATTATACTATAATAAATTTAGTAATGAGTAAACATCTACTGCTAAATATTAACAAAACTCAAAAAGGAATAATACATATTATTGGTATAGGTGGAATCGGAATGAGTGCCATTGCTGAAATTCTCCATAATTCCAATTACAAAGTTCAAGGCAGTGATGCACAATCAAACAATAATGTGGATAGATTACGAGAGCTGGGTATAAAAGTTCACATTGGTCACAATGCTGATAATATAAGCCAAGCTCAAATAGTCGTACATTCTTCTGCAATAAAATCTGATAATGTGGAGTTAATTGCGGCAAAAAATAACAATAAAATCGTTTTGCATAGATCAGACATACTTACTGAAATTATGAAAGATAGGTGTGTAATAGCGGTTTCAGGTTCAAGCGGAAAGACAACAACAACCGCTATGATTGCTTCCATTTTTGATCATTCTGGCATTGATGCGACTGTAATTGTAGGAGGAATACTAAATTCGTATCAGAGTAATTCAAGACTTGGAAGGAGTAACATTTTTTTAATCGAAGCTGATGAGTCTGATGGAACCATGCTAAAAATTCCTGCAAAGATTGCTGTCATAACAAGTATCAACAATGACCACATAGATTATTACAGCACATTTGATAATATCAAAAATGCATTTTCCCAATTTGTGAATAATGCAGGTTCTGCAGTTTTACCTGATTCTGTAGACATCGATTATGATGCGAGTAATTCTATAACGTTTGGATTTGAGAATGGTAGCATAAGAGCCAGCAACATTAAGCAGCATGCTAACAGCATGGAATTTGATGTGTTGATTGACAATAACCACAGAATAAAAAACGTAGTACTATCAAACGCAATAGGGATGCATAAAGTCAGTAACGCCTTAGCTGCAATATCAGTTGCAATAAAACTCGGGATTAGCGATGCAGAGATTAAAAAAGGCCTTTTGGAATTTCAAGGAGTAGCAAGAAGATTCTCTTTGATTGCCGATATTAAAGGTGTTAAGTTAATTGAGGATTATGCCCATCATCCAAATGAAATATATGCAACTTTAACGGCTGCACGTTCGATTACTAAAGGAAAAGTAATAGGAATTATCGAACCACTTCGTTTTGCTCGCATTCGTAATTTTTTTGATGAATTCATACGAATTTTCATGATGTTTGATTATGTCATCCTCACTCCTGTTCATCCCCCAGAAGATAAGCCCATTCCTGGTTGTGGAATTGATGATATACAAAAAGCTTTAATCAGTAATGGATTTAATAACACAAAAATTATGAATGATGCTTTGCTCATTTCACATTTTATTAGTGATTCGACAAGTCCAGGTGATATAGTATTATTTATTGGTGCTGGTAGTAATATAGCTAAATTGGCAAAGAAAACTGCAGCACTTATTGCGGAAGGTAAGGTTTAA
- the fumC gene encoding class II fumarate hydratase, protein MDRKTRIESDSLGEVKVPSEHYWGAQTQRSLENFKIGTEKMPEPLIKALAIVKLAAARVNIKHGGIDDRVGDAICTAAREVIDGKFNNEFPLVVWQTGSGTQTNMNMNEVISNRAIEILGGNLGSKSPIHPNDHVNYGQSSNDTFPTAMHIAAAEQINCLLIPNLEKLHKVLDNKVQEFKNIIKVGRTHLQDATPLTLGQEFSGYAAQIKKGIERVKSTLSDIYELAQGGTAVGTGLNTKKGFAEDFAREVAKITNLPFTSAGNKFEALAANDALVELSGTLNTVAVSLMKIANDIRLLGSGPRCGIGEIMLPENEPGSSIMPGKVNPTQCEAVTMVCTQVMGNHVAVTIGGSSGHFELNVFKPVIIYNVLQSIRLLADASLNFAEKCVIGIKANEERIKDLLNQSLMLVTILNTHIGYDNAAKIAKLAYKENITLKEAAAKLQLLTEEEFEKIVKPEKMVNYL, encoded by the coding sequence ATGGATAGAAAGACGAGAATAGAATCAGATAGCTTAGGAGAAGTAAAAGTACCAAGTGAACATTACTGGGGAGCGCAGACTCAGCGTTCTTTAGAAAATTTTAAGATTGGCACAGAAAAAATGCCAGAGCCTCTGATTAAAGCATTAGCAATAGTAAAACTTGCAGCAGCGCGTGTTAATATAAAACATGGTGGTATAGATGATAGGGTAGGGGACGCAATTTGCACAGCCGCGAGGGAAGTAATAGATGGCAAATTTAATAATGAATTTCCGCTTGTTGTTTGGCAAACCGGATCTGGAACGCAGACTAATATGAATATGAATGAAGTGATCAGCAATCGTGCAATAGAGATTTTAGGTGGTAATTTGGGTAGTAAATCTCCGATACATCCAAATGATCATGTGAATTATGGTCAGTCGTCAAATGACACCTTTCCAACAGCAATGCATATAGCAGCAGCAGAGCAAATAAACTGCTTGCTTATTCCAAATCTTGAAAAATTGCATAAGGTGCTGGATAATAAGGTTCAGGAATTTAAAAATATAATAAAAGTAGGACGTACTCATCTGCAAGATGCAACGCCCCTAACACTAGGACAGGAGTTTTCTGGCTATGCAGCCCAGATTAAAAAGGGGATAGAGAGAGTAAAATCAACTTTAAGTGATATATACGAGCTTGCACAAGGTGGTACTGCGGTTGGCACGGGACTCAATACTAAAAAGGGTTTTGCTGAAGATTTTGCTAGAGAAGTTGCAAAAATCACTAATCTTCCATTTACTTCAGCAGGTAATAAATTTGAAGCGCTAGCAGCAAATGATGCTTTAGTTGAGCTCAGTGGAACACTCAATACAGTAGCAGTCAGTTTAATGAAAATTGCAAATGATATAAGGCTGCTTGGTTCTGGTCCAAGATGCGGAATTGGGGAAATAATGTTACCGGAAAATGAGCCTGGTTCTTCAATTATGCCAGGTAAAGTGAATCCAACTCAGTGTGAAGCGGTGACTATGGTATGCACTCAAGTTATGGGAAATCATGTTGCTGTAACAATTGGTGGCTCAAGTGGTCATTTTGAACTGAACGTATTTAAGCCAGTGATAATTTACAATGTTTTGCAGTCTATAAGACTTTTAGCTGACGCAAGTTTAAATTTTGCAGAAAAATGTGTAATTGGTATTAAGGCAAATGAAGAGAGGATAAAAGATTTACTGAACCAGTCGTTGATGTTGGTCACTATATTAAATACGCATATAGGGTACGACAATGCAGCAAAAATAGCAAAGCTTGCTTATAAAGAAAATATCACTTTAAAAGAAGCAGCAGCAAAACTTCAACTGCTCACTGAGGAGGAGTTTGAAAAGATAGTGAAACCAGAGAAAATGGTGAATTATTTGTAA
- a CDS encoding ribonucleotide-diphosphate reductase subunit beta — protein MSLLKADPIYKPFNYPWAYDAWLQQQRIHWIPEEVPLADDVKDWKTKLSSVEKNLLTQIFRFFTQADIEVNNCYMRHYSNIFKPTEICMMLASFSNMETIHIAAYSYLLDTIGMPESEYQAFLKYDAMRKKYEYMLEFEESKKHDKKHVAKTLAVFGAFTEGLQLFASFAILLNFQRFGKMKGMGQIIAWSARDETLHTNSIIMLFNTFIKENNEIWDDEFKEELYSACRTIVELEDEFIKLAFDFGDVEGLSAEEVRNYIRYVANRRLMQLGLKSIYDVNDNPIPWLDEILNGVEHTNFFENRVTEYSRAATQGTWEEAFTENDTNNK, from the coding sequence ATGTCATTGTTAAAAGCAGATCCAATATACAAACCTTTTAATTATCCTTGGGCTTATGATGCGTGGCTGCAGCAACAAAGAATCCATTGGATACCTGAAGAAGTTCCGCTCGCTGATGATGTAAAGGATTGGAAAACTAAACTTTCAAGTGTAGAAAAAAATCTACTAACCCAGATCTTTAGATTTTTTACTCAGGCAGACATTGAAGTAAATAACTGCTATATGAGGCATTATTCAAATATATTTAAGCCAACAGAAATATGCATGATGCTTGCAAGCTTTTCCAATATGGAAACTATACACATTGCAGCTTATTCTTATCTTTTAGACACAATTGGCATGCCAGAAAGCGAGTATCAAGCATTCTTAAAGTATGATGCTATGAGAAAGAAGTATGAATACATGTTAGAATTTGAGGAAAGCAAAAAACACGATAAAAAACATGTAGCTAAAACTCTAGCAGTGTTTGGTGCATTTACCGAGGGGCTGCAGTTATTTGCATCGTTTGCAATTTTGCTCAATTTTCAACGCTTTGGAAAAATGAAAGGCATGGGACAAATAATTGCCTGGTCAGCCCGTGATGAAACTTTGCACACCAATTCAATTATCATGTTGTTTAATACATTTATTAAAGAGAATAATGAAATTTGGGACGACGAGTTTAAAGAGGAATTATATTCTGCATGTCGCACTATTGTTGAACTTGAGGATGAGTTTATAAAGCTTGCTTTTGATTTCGGAGATGTTGAAGGGCTATCCGCAGAAGAAGTGCGCAATTACATACGCTACGTAGCAAACAGACGGTTAATGCAATTAGGTCTTAAGTCCATATATGATGTCAATGATAATCCTATTCCGTGGCTTGATGAAATACTAAATGGCGTGGAACATACGAATTTCTTCGAAAATAGAGTAACAGAATATAGCCGTGCAGCAACTCAAGGCACATGGGAGGAAGCTTTTACTGAAAACGACACAAACAATAAATAA